Proteins encoded within one genomic window of Equus caballus isolate H_3958 breed thoroughbred chromosome 20, TB-T2T, whole genome shotgun sequence:
- the OR2J1 gene encoding olfactory receptor family 2 subfamily J member 1 (The RefSeq protein has 3 substitutions compared to this genomic sequence): protein MMKEKNASSEGYFVLLGFSNWPHLEAVLFVVILMFYLMTLIGNLFIIILSHLDSHLHTPMYFFLSNLSFLDLCYTTSSIPQLLVNLWGPEKTISHAGCMIQLYFVLALGTTECVLLVVMSYDRYAAVCRPLHYTILMHPRFCRLLALASWVSGFTNSALHSSFTFWIPLCGHHQVDHFFCEVPALLRLSCVDTHANELTLMVTSSIFVLIPLILILSSYGAIARAVLRMQSTTGLQKVFGTCGAHLLVVSLFFVPAMCIYLQPPSGNSQDQGKFIALFYTVVTPSLNPLIYTLRNKDVRGAVKRLMGWEWEM from the coding sequence atgatgaaggaaaaaaatgcaagttcTGAAGGCTACTTTGTTCTGCTGGGTTTTTCTAATTGGCCTCATTTGGAAGTAGTTCTCTTTGTGGTTATCTTGATGTTCTACTTGATGACATTGATAGGCAACCTGTTCATCATTATCTTGTCACACctggactcccacctccacactcccatgtacttcttcctctcaaaCCTCTCTTTTCTGGATCTCTGCTACACCACCAGCTCCATCCCTCAGTTGCTGGTCAACCTCTGGGGCCCAGAGAAAACCATCTCTCATGCTGGTTGCATGATTCAACTTTACTTTGTCCTTGCACTGGCAACCACAGAGTGTGTGCTACTGGTGGTGATGTCTTATGACCGTTATGCAGCTGTATGTAGACCTTTGCATTACACCATTCTCATGCACCCTCGTTTCTGCCGTCTGTTGGCTCTGGCTTCTTGGGTAAGTGGCTTTACTAACTCAGCCCTTCATTCCTCCTTTACCTTCTGGATACCCCTCTGTGGACATCACCAAGTGGATCACTTCTTCTGTGAAGTTCCAGCACTACTGCGACTGTCATGTGTTGATACTCATGCTAATGAGCTGACCCTCATGGTCACCAGCTCTATTTTTGTTCTCATACCTCTCATCCTCATTCTCAGCTCCTATGGTGCCATTGCCAGGGCTGTGCTGAGGATGCAGTCAACAACTGGCCTTCAGAAAGTCTTCGGGACCTGTGGAGCCCATCTTCTGGTTGTTTCCCTCTTTTTCGTTCCAGGCATGTGCATATATCTCCAGCCACCATCGGGAAATTCTCAAGATCAAGGCAAGTTCATTGCCCTCTTTTATACCGTTGTCACCCCTAGCCTCAACCCTCTAATCTACACCCTAAGAAACAAAGATGTAAGAGGGGCAGTAAAGAGACTaatggggtgggagtgggagatgTGA
- the LOC100059628 gene encoding LOW QUALITY PROTEIN: olfactory receptor 2J3 (The sequence of the model RefSeq protein was modified relative to this genomic sequence to represent the inferred CDS: deleted 1 base in 1 codon) — translation MNDDGKINASSESYFVLLGFSNWPHLEAVLFVVILMFYSMTLIGNLFIIILSYLDSHLHTPMYFFLSNLSFLDLCYTTSAIPQFLVNIWGLEKTISYAGCMIQLYFSLALGTTECVLLVVMSYDRYVAVCRPLHYTVLMHPRFCHLLALASWVSGFTNSAVHSSFTFWVPLCGNRQVDHFFCEVPALLRLSCVDTHANELTLMVTSSIFVLIPLILILSSYGAIARAVLRMQSTTGLQKVFGTCGAHLLVVSLFFVPAMCIYLQPPSGNSQDQGKFIALFYTVVTPSLNPLIYTLRNKDVREAVKRLIGRD, via the exons ATGAATGATGATGGA AAAATCAATGCAAGTTCAGAAAGCTACTTTGTTCTACTGGGTTTTTCTAATTGGCCTCATTTGGAAGCAGTTCTCTTTGTGGTTATCTTGATGTTCTACTCAATGACATTGATAGGCAACCTATTTATTATTATCTTGTCATACCTGGACTCCCatctccacactcccatgtacttcttcctctcaaaCCTCTCTTTTCTGGATCTCTGCTACACCACTAGTGCCATCCCCCAGTTTCTGGTTAACATTTGGGGCCTAGAGAAAACCATCTCTTATGCTGGTTGCATGATACAACTTTACTTTTCCCTTGCACTGGGAACCACAGAGTGTGTGCTACTGGTGGTGATGTCTTATGACCGTTATGTAGCTGTATGTAGACCTTTGCATTATACTGTCCTCATGCACCCTCGTTTCTGCCATCTGTTGGCTCTGGCTTCTTGGGTAAGTGGGTTTACCAACTCAGCTGTTCACTCCTCCTTTACATTCTGGGTACCCCTGTGTGGAAATCGTCAAGTggaccacttcttctgtgaagtTCCAGCACTGCTACGACTGTCATGTGTTGATACCCATGCTAATGAGCTGACCCTCATGGTCACCAGCTCTATTTTTGTTCTCATACCTCTCATCCTCATTCTCAGCTCCTATGGTGCCATTGCTAGGGCTGTGCTGAGGATGCAGTCAACAACTGGCCTTCAGAAAGTCTTTGGGACCTGTGGAGCCCATCTTCTGGTTGTATCCCTCTTTTTCGTTCCAGCCATGTGCATATATCTCCAGCCACCATCAGGAAATTCTCAAGATCAAGGCAAGTTCATTGCCCTCTTTTATACTGTTGTCACCCCTAGCCTCAACCCTCTAATCTACACCCTCAGAAACAAAGATGTAAGAGAGGCAGTAAAAAGACTAATTGGTCGGGACTGA